One genomic window of Cannabis sativa cultivar Pink pepper isolate KNU-18-1 chromosome 2, ASM2916894v1, whole genome shotgun sequence includes the following:
- the LOC115719413 gene encoding pentatricopeptide repeat-containing protein At2g27800, mitochondrial isoform X1, producing the protein MISLRRFSFSNSNLASRLNYVNPFGQYLYFFKRYFVSSCNSNLVNGNKLPYFCFMAPKGHKPCSEISSNGLQRGFEQLTLCSFYSTKPICRSYRRRVSKRLKASNKPILDEAQFQRALSQLLPRFTAEELANVMAQQDDPLVCLELFNWASQQPRFKHDASTYHIAVKKLGAAEMYEEMDDVVNQVLAISHMGTEALFNTIIYFFTEARKLTRAINIYKHMKNSRNLACRPSIRTYNTLFAAFLSRGNNSYINHVYMDTVRGLFRQMVNDGIEPDIFSLNSMVKGYVLSLHVNDALRIFHQMGVVYNCVPNSFTYDYLIHGLCAQGRTNNAIELCNQMKSKSFIPSGKSYNSLVNALALSGDVEEAIKYLWEMIEQRRPVDTITYRTVLDEVCRSGRIEDAMKLLKQFQEKDLVDGHLYRKLLHVLEDDFGHSTDNNKFRSPLPDQDSRKGAASQPREMAKGVFCLMPQMVAAYYSLASALGPELFALRWCSLRRYFLEEKEPK; encoded by the exons ATGATTTCTCTTCGTAGATTCAGTTTTTCAAACTCGAATCTTGCTAGTAGGCTTAATTATGTAAACCCATTTGGTCAATACCTGTATTTCTTCAAAAGATACTTTGTATCGTCCTGTAactcaaatttggttaatgGGAACAAGCTGCCTTACTTTTGTTTCATGGCACCGAAGGGCCACAAGCCATGTTCCGAAATTTCTTCAAATGGATTGCAACGTGGATTTGAGCAGCTTACCTTGTGTTCTTTTTACTCAACTAAGCCTATATGTAGGTCTTATAGAAGGAGAGTTAGTAAGAGATTGAAAGCTAGTAATAAGCCCATTCTTGATGAAGCTCAGTTTCAAAGGGCACTGTCCCAACTTCTTCCTAGATTTACAGCTGAAGAATTGGCCAATGTAATGGCTCAGCAAGATGATCCTCTTGTGTGTTTGGAGTTGTTCAATTGGGCCTCACAGCAACCGAGGTTCAAGCACGATGCTTCCACTTATCACATTGCCGTAAAGAAGCTTGGTGCGGCTGAAATGTATGAGGAAATGGATGATGTTGTCAACCAAGTGCTTGCTATCTCTCATATGGGTACTGAGGCTCTTTTCAAtaccattatttattttttcactgAAGCTAGGAAGTTGACTAGAGCTATCAACATATATAAGCACATGAAGAACAGCAGGAACTTGGCTTGTCGACCTTCAATTAGAACTTATAATACTCTTTTTGCTGCATTTTTGAGTAGGGGAAACAATTCTTACATTAACCATGTGTATATGGACACAGTTAGAGGCTTGTTTAGGCAAATGGTGAATGATGGTATTGAACCAGATATCTTCTCTTTAAATTCCATGGTTAAGGGTTATGTCCTTTCACTTCATGTCAACGATGCTCTCAGAATATTCCACCAGATGGGTGTGGTCTATAACTGCGTTCCGAACTCATTTACCTATGATTATTTGATACATGGTTTATGTGCTCAAGGCCGAACGAACAACGCCATAGAGTTATGCAATCAAATGAAGAGTAAAAGCTTTATTCCTAGTGGTAAATCTTACAACTCACTTGTGAATGCTTTGGCTCTTAGTGGAGATGTTGAAGAGGCCATTAAGTATCTGTGGGAGATGATTGAACAGAGGAGGCCAGTTGATACTATAACATATAGAACGGTGTTGGATGAGGTATGCAGAAGTGGCAGGATTGAAGATGCAATGAAGCTATTGAAGCAGTTCCAAGAGAAAGACCTTGTGGATGGACATTTGTATAGGAAGCTTCTACATGTGCTTGAAGATGACTTTGGACATTCAACTGACAATAATAAATTCAG ATCTCCACTACCGGATCAGGACTCCAGAAAGGGAGCAGCCAGCCAGCCTAGGGAAATGGCCAAAG GGGTGTTTTGTTTGATGCCCCAAATGGTGGCTGCCTATTATTCTTTGGCATCAG CTCTCGGCCCCGAGCTCTTTGCTCTTAGGTGGTGTTCTTTGAGGCGCTATTTTCTCGAAGAAAAAGAACCAAAATAA
- the LOC115719413 gene encoding pentatricopeptide repeat-containing protein At2g27800, mitochondrial isoform X2 has product MAPKGHKPCSEISSNGLQRGFEQLTLCSFYSTKPICRSYRRRVSKRLKASNKPILDEAQFQRALSQLLPRFTAEELANVMAQQDDPLVCLELFNWASQQPRFKHDASTYHIAVKKLGAAEMYEEMDDVVNQVLAISHMGTEALFNTIIYFFTEARKLTRAINIYKHMKNSRNLACRPSIRTYNTLFAAFLSRGNNSYINHVYMDTVRGLFRQMVNDGIEPDIFSLNSMVKGYVLSLHVNDALRIFHQMGVVYNCVPNSFTYDYLIHGLCAQGRTNNAIELCNQMKSKSFIPSGKSYNSLVNALALSGDVEEAIKYLWEMIEQRRPVDTITYRTVLDEVCRSGRIEDAMKLLKQFQEKDLVDGHLYRKLLHVLEDDFGHSTDNNKFRSPLPDQDSRKGAASQPREMAKGVFCLMPQMVAAYYSLASALGPELFALRWCSLRRYFLEEKEPK; this is encoded by the exons ATGGCACCGAAGGGCCACAAGCCATGTTCCGAAATTTCTTCAAATGGATTGCAACGTGGATTTGAGCAGCTTACCTTGTGTTCTTTTTACTCAACTAAGCCTATATGTAGGTCTTATAGAAGGAGAGTTAGTAAGAGATTGAAAGCTAGTAATAAGCCCATTCTTGATGAAGCTCAGTTTCAAAGGGCACTGTCCCAACTTCTTCCTAGATTTACAGCTGAAGAATTGGCCAATGTAATGGCTCAGCAAGATGATCCTCTTGTGTGTTTGGAGTTGTTCAATTGGGCCTCACAGCAACCGAGGTTCAAGCACGATGCTTCCACTTATCACATTGCCGTAAAGAAGCTTGGTGCGGCTGAAATGTATGAGGAAATGGATGATGTTGTCAACCAAGTGCTTGCTATCTCTCATATGGGTACTGAGGCTCTTTTCAAtaccattatttattttttcactgAAGCTAGGAAGTTGACTAGAGCTATCAACATATATAAGCACATGAAGAACAGCAGGAACTTGGCTTGTCGACCTTCAATTAGAACTTATAATACTCTTTTTGCTGCATTTTTGAGTAGGGGAAACAATTCTTACATTAACCATGTGTATATGGACACAGTTAGAGGCTTGTTTAGGCAAATGGTGAATGATGGTATTGAACCAGATATCTTCTCTTTAAATTCCATGGTTAAGGGTTATGTCCTTTCACTTCATGTCAACGATGCTCTCAGAATATTCCACCAGATGGGTGTGGTCTATAACTGCGTTCCGAACTCATTTACCTATGATTATTTGATACATGGTTTATGTGCTCAAGGCCGAACGAACAACGCCATAGAGTTATGCAATCAAATGAAGAGTAAAAGCTTTATTCCTAGTGGTAAATCTTACAACTCACTTGTGAATGCTTTGGCTCTTAGTGGAGATGTTGAAGAGGCCATTAAGTATCTGTGGGAGATGATTGAACAGAGGAGGCCAGTTGATACTATAACATATAGAACGGTGTTGGATGAGGTATGCAGAAGTGGCAGGATTGAAGATGCAATGAAGCTATTGAAGCAGTTCCAAGAGAAAGACCTTGTGGATGGACATTTGTATAGGAAGCTTCTACATGTGCTTGAAGATGACTTTGGACATTCAACTGACAATAATAAATTCAG ATCTCCACTACCGGATCAGGACTCCAGAAAGGGAGCAGCCAGCCAGCCTAGGGAAATGGCCAAAG GGGTGTTTTGTTTGATGCCCCAAATGGTGGCTGCCTATTATTCTTTGGCATCAG CTCTCGGCCCCGAGCTCTTTGCTCTTAGGTGGTGTTCTTTGAGGCGCTATTTTCTCGAAGAAAAAGAACCAAAATAA
- the LOC115719413 gene encoding pentatricopeptide repeat-containing protein At2g27800, mitochondrial isoform X3: protein MISLRRFSFSNSNLASRLNYVNPFGQYLYFFKRYFVSSCNSNLVNGNKLPYFCFMAPKGHKPCSEISSNGLQRGFEQLTLCSFYSTKPICRSYRRRVSKRLKASNKPILDEAQFQRALSQLLPRFTAEELANVMAQQDDPLVCLELFNWASQQPRFKHDASTYHIAVKKLGAAEMYEEMDDVVNQVLAISHMGTEALFNTIIYFFTEARKLTRAINIYKHMKNSRNLACRPSIRTYNTLFAAFLSRGNNSYINHVYMDTVRGLFRQMVNDGIEPDIFSLNSMVKGYVLSLHVNDALRIFHQMGVVYNCVPNSFTYDYLIHGLCAQGRTNNAIELCNQMKSKSFIPSGKSYNSLVNALALSGDVEEAIKYLWEMIEQRRPVDTITYRTVLDEVCRSGRIEDAMKLLKQFQEKDLVDGHLYRKLLHVLEDDFGHSTDNNKFR from the exons ATGATTTCTCTTCGTAGATTCAGTTTTTCAAACTCGAATCTTGCTAGTAGGCTTAATTATGTAAACCCATTTGGTCAATACCTGTATTTCTTCAAAAGATACTTTGTATCGTCCTGTAactcaaatttggttaatgGGAACAAGCTGCCTTACTTTTGTTTCATGGCACCGAAGGGCCACAAGCCATGTTCCGAAATTTCTTCAAATGGATTGCAACGTGGATTTGAGCAGCTTACCTTGTGTTCTTTTTACTCAACTAAGCCTATATGTAGGTCTTATAGAAGGAGAGTTAGTAAGAGATTGAAAGCTAGTAATAAGCCCATTCTTGATGAAGCTCAGTTTCAAAGGGCACTGTCCCAACTTCTTCCTAGATTTACAGCTGAAGAATTGGCCAATGTAATGGCTCAGCAAGATGATCCTCTTGTGTGTTTGGAGTTGTTCAATTGGGCCTCACAGCAACCGAGGTTCAAGCACGATGCTTCCACTTATCACATTGCCGTAAAGAAGCTTGGTGCGGCTGAAATGTATGAGGAAATGGATGATGTTGTCAACCAAGTGCTTGCTATCTCTCATATGGGTACTGAGGCTCTTTTCAAtaccattatttattttttcactgAAGCTAGGAAGTTGACTAGAGCTATCAACATATATAAGCACATGAAGAACAGCAGGAACTTGGCTTGTCGACCTTCAATTAGAACTTATAATACTCTTTTTGCTGCATTTTTGAGTAGGGGAAACAATTCTTACATTAACCATGTGTATATGGACACAGTTAGAGGCTTGTTTAGGCAAATGGTGAATGATGGTATTGAACCAGATATCTTCTCTTTAAATTCCATGGTTAAGGGTTATGTCCTTTCACTTCATGTCAACGATGCTCTCAGAATATTCCACCAGATGGGTGTGGTCTATAACTGCGTTCCGAACTCATTTACCTATGATTATTTGATACATGGTTTATGTGCTCAAGGCCGAACGAACAACGCCATAGAGTTATGCAATCAAATGAAGAGTAAAAGCTTTATTCCTAGTGGTAAATCTTACAACTCACTTGTGAATGCTTTGGCTCTTAGTGGAGATGTTGAAGAGGCCATTAAGTATCTGTGGGAGATGATTGAACAGAGGAGGCCAGTTGATACTATAACATATAGAACGGTGTTGGATGAGGTATGCAGAAGTGGCAGGATTGAAGATGCAATGAAGCTATTGAAGCAGTTCCAAGAGAAAGACCTTGTGGATGGACATTTGTATAGGAAGCTTCTACATGTGCTTGAAGATGACTTTGGACATTCAACTGACAATAATAAATTCAG GTAG
- the LOC115719416 gene encoding uncharacterized protein LOC115719416, translating into MQSIFNLHGSYGLPLCISGITHHQSFSKQMVDHDQRREAMKRQRSEGGEDQNANYQEMGFQFQRVSDQEDLSSGVVLSFSYSDGSACIAKAA; encoded by the exons ATGCAGTCCATATTTAATCTCCATGGAAGTTATGGACTTCCTCTCTGTATTTCAGGGATCACCCATCACCAAAGTTTTTCCAAACA GATGGTGGATCATGATCAAAGAAGAGAAGCCATGAAAAGGCAGAGATCTGAAGGTGGGGAGGATCAGAATGCAAATTATCAAGAAATGGGGTTTCAATTTCAAAGGGTCTCAGATCAAGAAGATCTAAGCTCAGGTGTTGTTTTGTCTTTTTCTTATAGTGATGGCTCAGCTTGTATAGCCAAAGCTGCTTAG
- the LOC115721111 gene encoding uncharacterized protein LOC115721111 gives MATSEENDKPISLYDDTSSPSQPLLSKPTEDPPPRLQPSLLSNSPDSDTSQYLQISYNYGPRHFKDLPFLIIFLIFVLSTFSFGIFSIFHRNTNYSNLSSFTYNSNSTSCVKDSVSENWVFFNSSSSSLVLKDLIWTLVITLILSVPICLALLFSLKHYTKHIVYATLPFFIVIPIFFDVYWFVACTLSSSCSVSFPLVYRILVLGFVLLIVGVIVWIFVVNWHRIELTVSIIGVASDALSRNLALFGVLPCMTLGLVIYYVPIVVFLVFARLNGKIIPKELNGEYTCVWKQDGWVPAYYALAILTMLWSLAALVEAHVFVISGTVAQWYFCKEESTLKRTIRSSLRNAFGTSSGTICLSGLLIVVVRVVRAIVDSASQEDVPGFVNLVLRCCVNMFLSAIDFLNKFTINFAAITGEAYCSSARMTYELLRRNLLSAVFVETISSRLLVGIVFVLSAIYAIVTWAILKGVSDLGNDSYIVAALAWLLLILVLGYFVHVLDNVIETVYICYAIDRDRGEVCKQEVHEVYVHLPISRNHRPSLINV, from the exons ATGGCAACCTCTGAAGAAAACGACAAACCCATATCCTTATACGACGACACGTCATCACCGTCTCAACCTCTCCTCTCCAAACCCACTGAAGACCCACCTCCCCGGTTACAGCCATCTCTTCTCAGCAACTCACCTGATTCTGACACCTCTCAGTACCTTCAGATCTCATACAACTACGGTCCCAGACACTTCAAGGACCTTCCTTTCCTCATAATCTTCCTCATCTTCGTTCTCTCCACTTTCAGTTTCGGAATCTTCTCAATCTTTCATCGGAATACCAATTACTCTaatctctcttccttcacttaCAACTCCAATTCAACTTCTTGTGTGAAAGACTCTGTTTCTGAGAATTGGGTTTTCTTcaattcttcatcttcttcgcTTGTTTTGAAAGATTTGATATGGACACTTGTAATTACGTTGATTTTGAGTGTACCCATTTGCTTAGCTTTGCTTTTTTCACTCAAACATTACACCAAACACATTGTCTACGCCACTCTTCCCTTCTTCATTGTCATACCCATTTTCTTCGACGTTTACTGGTTCGTTGCCTGTACTCTTAGCTCCTCTTGCAGTGTCTCTTTTCCGTTAGTTTACAGAATTTTAGTTTTGGGTTTTGTGCTTTTGATCGTTGGGGTCATTGTGTGGATCTTTGTGGTTAATTGGCATAGAATAGAGTTGACTGTTAGCATAATTGGGGTAGCTTCTGATGCTCTTTCGAGGAATTTAGCTTTGTTTGGGGTCTTGCCGTGTATGACATTAGGATTGGTGATTTACTATGTTCCTATTGTAGTTTTCTTGGTGTTTGCAAGGCTGAATGGGAAAATTATACCAAAGGAATTGAATGGGGAATACACTTGTGTGTGGAAGCAAGATGGTTGGGTTCCTGCTTACTATGCTTTAGCAATTCTAACAATGTTGTGGTCTTTGGCTGCATTGGTTGAAGCTCATGTGTTTGTGATTAGTGGGACTGTTGCACAGTGGTACTTTTGTAAGGAAGAGTCAACTCTCAAACGTACTATAAGAAGCTCTTTGAG AAATGCCTTTGGCACCTCCTCTGGTACTATCTGTCTCTCGGGTTTACTTATAGTTGTTGTTCGAGTGGTACGAGCCATTGTTGATAGTGCAAGTCAAGAGGACGTTCCTGGGTTCGTGAACCTTGTATTACGTTGCTGCGTTAATATGTTCTTGTCTGCTATCGATTTTCTTAACAAGTTCACTATCAACTTCGCTGCAATCACTGGAGAAGCTTATTGCTCATCTGCAAGGATGACATACGAGCTTCTTCGACGTAATCTTCTTTCTGCTGTTTTCGTGGAAACTATCTCCTCTCGTTTACTAGTTGGAATTGTCTTCGTGCTCTCAGCAATATATGCAATTGTG ACTTGGGCTATCTTAAAGGGTGTAAGCGATCTAGGGAATGACTCGTACATTGTGGCTGCACTGGCCTGGCTGCTGCTAATATTGGTATTGGGTTACTTTGTTCATGTGCTGGATAACGTGATTGAAACCGTCTACATCTGCTATGCCATCGATAGAGACAGAGGAGAAGTGTGTAAACAGGAAGTTCATGAGGTTTATGTTCATCTTCCCATTAGCAGAAACCACAGACCATCTCTAATTAATGTTTAG